In Gouania willdenowi chromosome 17, fGouWil2.1, whole genome shotgun sequence, one DNA window encodes the following:
- the LOC114479062 gene encoding myomegalin isoform X4, protein MLDVKMKDTCRICGRELCGNQRRWIFHPTAKLNLQVLLSHALGRELSRDGRGEFACSKCTFMLDRMYRFDTVIARVEALSIERLQRLLQEKHRLRQCINGLYRKTNNSSEEEGGGAVVVTAPCDGMVDISGLTHAKYCALLQEDLVYSLYESWAEDGGGVDGHHHPHPPTTGSGSDATTASSHRCTPNTPRKCRGCSHLRVADSDYEAVCKVPRKLARSISCGPSTRYSASVAGGEADDESEEPEPASSITLVPGSEDQSRTSDSDRTLAGRASSSLSVASLETTEEFTQHGAFDDLMSELLSEEHMEPPAGPSSPGPDPSLSLTLCLLQSCSTYRPVQTSRGSRLPVLLRHRNGDAKPRLSPCRGRHHQTLDPPVIKLNAERDQDLNLGHMENLLEDVYRECPPPLPHQSLVEERQSQLSQYECVAGQCVSELHKAQLQVQSLQAKVDESETNNLKLQEKLDEMESELRLLRQAAQSSERTIQGLTESISTKDGEAQELYQLIEGQNATLCTLQELAHRNQLSQRTTPAGEVGDALTLSRLQGELVGVQSSLFSLGLELEASQRSLRHSQRQGEDVFRFKDRLNSDLQEALQHREETEKHNQDLRCSLHKLRLELEAKEAQLKENEVQGLVAEQEKDRTIAQLQSSVQDKQRLLEEYSEMLELTRSSKPRDALLDKMRERIKERDKALERSIDEKFRTLEDHDAEVRSLQLALREKERDLERLRCILSNNEQTLTSVDAVLRAKELELEQAADAYRNLQWLRTQSEQEERHALTERDAIISQLQDALRTHSQETQALTAGRAPPSPGEAVEELKARLALKEKLIQELLSDRRRQSEERHAEVQELLNALGSKDQYLQDSSHRLSQVIAERTAQLQELRAQLSLREQELMELRREKEREKGEEGVQMRALIKEKEALIQELMQAQESQQEVKVLQEELQLLLKKDKEAQEELCALRSALAQQASHNTTTDHKVELDQLVSQYNQLNDALRTEKSLYQSLTHAHSSSAHTLALHTELDSVQALRGQLDEVLSRARHTALTLQQRQPDFGELSSDEEEEEEGDDEEGSSEEFSDSIEDDNDEEEEEDHRASARPQESDGCVSGAQMRTLHSLREENQSLEEEEEEQMCPLVGGKRGPPCVSLSDEPGKRQCVRPSDTSSAGDGTEVDVLWQDIDEGLREQASRLTSDLALSQQENRDLLEKLMVSEATVQAQSEQLKDYRDLLTETSVQQASKQVQVDLQDLGYETCGRSENEAEREDTSSPEFDDLEMCTSLSHHQDGEGVGGGWLDPKRCGPSGDESALLHHLVQDLRSQLSRCHKVIRGLQIRVRSLSTTSDYASSLERTPCKVNWAFETSLAPSAAEEDEGWMSDTQGTVCGSKPSSELQELVSRVASLEAQLKNKGKAEEEKCPTWPDRKYNSLIQAQARELSHLRQRMREGQGVIHILSQHLGDTTKAFEELLRANDIDYYMGQSFREQLAHSSALVHRVGTKISSGESVENSEDKIGHELLTIRLSKELQQKDQIISSLHTKLQQRVETPSSCHALSETTEPSDRTSLASDEYQTNEDLDMCSDLDAGDFQHQEPEADVRPSSPSPSRHGFLTASSSCPNMLSSAFVPLSNQPGPVPFREPVRSSLSTPSGPGPRPRSLTVIAVRPELEMLYKRTNELNGGFSVSPSSKPLFELSNYSQLSHPAFQQYPLGGIIPPRHPMTCEPGRPVWDVGNTQTTRGGVNLMEEHLQEVRYLRQRLDESIRTNERLRQQLEEKLATVGREGGAATNIYIQGLDTVTQLSNEIRILKEENVALRSRLQSTSDTSEEVAQLRETLLSLRARVKQSELEAEQWKEELRRLQTHSQDQGQLLHTLRQERQDEQDNTNRLQHELSLLQQQLCESRRLVHSLQSELHVYDRVCSSSNTNKGYLCELPALPVELRELLQEVRSLRAQLQNSVQENSALKQLELHKQLEQKLGVASPRTPCLSALSASPQRENFCRRLLLHDPSPSPPVRDIGLFNCGSPGLPSYSDLEDNHSTANDALDPHSELEGEAPDGSFANRNGRHAVGHVDDYSALQQQVLEGRGLVHNMEATLEARLSPLLLEGRNKEQQVLDYECVRTLLSNTKTLRQILEESSSLLKMFWRAALPSSDPSVHSLKREQSMQEELLSLKLRVSEQEEVLKGTIQRLRSTSRSKESMEHFIVSQLSRTRDVMKKARTNLEKNELRLSSLSASSSSHCAAEDSGGPGGRRPAAGGRVLTALRKRSNQCLL, encoded by the exons ATGCTGGACGTGAAGATGAAGGACACGTGTCGTATCTGCGGCCGCGAGCTCTGCGGGAACCAGCGTCGGTGGATCTTCCATCCGACGGCCAAGCTCAACCTGCAGGTGCTGCTGTCGCACGCCCTGGGCCGCGAGCTGAGTCGCGACGGGCGCGGCGAGTTTGCCTGCTCAAAGTGCACCTTCATGCTGGACCGTATGTACCGCTTCGACACGGTCATCGCCCGCGTGGAGGCACTGTCAATCGAGCGGCTGCAGCGCCTCCTGCAGGAGAAGCACCGCCTCAGGCAGTGCATCAACGGACTTTACCGGAAGACCAACAACTCTAGCGAGGAGGAGGGTGGTGGCGCCGTGGTGGTGACGGCGCCGTGCGACGGCATGGTGGATATCTCGGGTCTGACCCACGCTAAATACTGCGCTCTGCTTCAGGAGGACTTGGTCTACTCTCTGTACGAGTCGTGGGCAGAAGACGGCGGCGGCGTGGACGGCCACCATCACCCTCACCCTCCTACTACTGGTTCTGGATCTGACGCTACGACTGCTAGCTCGCACCGCTGCACGCCCAACACGCCACGCAAGTGCCGGGGGTGTTCCCACCTGCGCGTGGCCGACTCCGACTATGAGGCCGTGTGCAAGGTTCCCAGGAAGCTAGCTCGTAGCATCTCCTGTGGACCCTCAACCAGATACTCGGCTAGCGTCGCTGGTGGAGAAGCAGATGACGAGTCTGAAGAACCAGAACCCGCATCCTCGATAACCCTGGTACCTGGTTCCGAGGATCAATCCAGGACCTCGGACAGCGACCGGACCCTGGCCGGACGGGCCAGCTCCAGCCTGTCGGTTGCTTCCCTGGAGACGACCGAGGAGTTCACTCAACATGGAGCGTTTGACGACCTGATGTCTGAGCTTCTGTCTGAGGAGCACATGGAACCCCCTGCTGGTCCAAGCTCTCCAGGACCAGATCCCAGCCTGTCCCTGACCCTGTGTCTGCTGCAGAGCTGCTCCACGTACCGGCCGGTCCAGACCTCCAGAGGCAGTAGGCTGCCCGTGCTCCTCAGACATAGGAATGGAGATGCTAAACCACGTCTGTCTCCATGTAGGGGTAGACATCACCAGACCCTGGACCCGCCTGTGATCAAACTGAACGCTGAGAGAGACCAGGACCTGAACCTGGGCCACATGGAGAACCTGTTGGAAGATGTATACAGAGAgtgtcctcctcctcttcctcatcag AGTCTCGTTGAAGAGCGCCAAAGTCAGCTGAGCCAGTACGAGTGTGTGGCGGGTCAGTGTGTGAGTGAACTGCACAAGGCTCAGCTACAGGTCCAGTCACTGCAGGCCAAAGTAGACGAGAGCGAGACCAACAACCTG aagCTTCAGGAGAAACTGGACGAGATGGAGAGTGAGCTGCGTTTGCTACGACAAGCGGCGCAGAGCAGCGAGCGCACCATCCAGGGCCTGACCGAGTCCATCAGCACCAAAGACGGagag GCTCAGGAGCTGTATCAGCTGATCGAAGGGCAGAACGCCACTCTGTGCACGCTGCAGGAGCTTGCTCATCGTAACCAGCTGTCCCAGCGCACG ACTCCTGCAGGTGAAGTGGGCGACGCCCTGACTCTGTCCCGGCTGCAGGGTGAGCTGGTGGGCGTGCAGAGCTCGCTGTTCTCGCTAGGCCTGGAGCTGGAGGCGAGCCAAAGGAGTCTGAGGCACAGCCAGAGGCAGGGAGAGGATGTGTTCAGGTTCAAAGACAGACTGAACTCTGACCTACAGGAAGCCCTGCAGCACAGGGAGGAGACGGAGAAGCACAACCAG GACCTGCGCTGCTCTCTACACAAGCTTCGGTTGGAGTTGGAGGCTAAAGAAGCCCAGCTGAAGGAGAACGAGGTCCAGGGACTCGTAGCAGAGCAGGAGAAGGACCGGACTATCGCTCAGCTACAGAGTTCTGTGCAGGACAAGCAGCGACTGCtggag GAGTATTCTGAGATGCTGGAGTTGACGAGAAGCTCCAAACCACGAGATGCTTTGTTGGACAAGATGAGAGAACGTATTAAAGAGCGAGACAAAGCTCTGgag CGCTCCATCGATGAAAAGTTTCGCACTCTAGAGGATCACGACGCTGAGGTGAGGAGCCTGCAGCTCGCGCTCAGGGAAAAGGAGCGTGACCTGGAGAGGCTGCGCTGCATCCTGTCCAACAACGAGCAGACGCTCACG AGTGTGGACGCTGTGCTGAGAGCTAAGGAGCTGGAGCTGGAGCAGGCGGCCGACGCCTACAGGAACCTTCAGTGGCTCAGGACGCAGAGCGAGCAGGAGGAGAGACACGCTCTGACAGAGAGAGACGCCATCATCAGCCAGCTGCAGGACGCCCTGCGCACACACAGCCAGGAGACTCAg GCGCTGACGGCTGGCCGTGCTCCGCCCAGTCCGGGCGAGGCCGTGGAGGAGCTGAAGGCTCGCCTGGCGCTGAAAGAGAAACTGATCCAGGAGCTGCTGTCGGACCGACGCCGTCAGTCAGAGGAACGCCACGCTGAGGTCCAGGAGCTGCTGAACGCGCTGGGATCTAAAGATCAGTACCTGCAG GACTCCTCCCACAGGCTGTCCCAGGTGATCGCTGAGCGCACTGCACAGCTGCAGGAGCTCCGTGCACAGCTGTCGCTACGGGAACAGGAGCTGATGGAGCTGAGGAgggagaaggagagagagaaaggagaaGAGGGCGTCCAGATGAGGGCGCTGATCAAAGAGAAGGAAGCTCTCATACAG GAGTTGATGCAGGCACAGGAGAGCCAGCAGGAGGTCAAGGTTCTGCAGGAggagctgcagctgctgctgaagAAGGACAAAGAAGCTCAG GAGGAACTCTGTGCTCTGCGCTCAGCTTTGGCTCAACAAGCGTCGCACAACACGACAACAGATCACAAA gttGAACTGGATCAGCTAGTGTCCCAGTACAACCAGCTGAACGACGCCCTGAGAACAGAGAAGAGTTTATATCAGAGTCTGACCCACGCTCACAG CAGCTCAGCACACACCCTGGCCCTCCACACAGAGTTAGATTCTGTTCAGGCGCTGCGTGGGCAGCTGGATGAGGTCCTGTCCAGGGCGCGGCACACGGCGCTGACGCTGCAGCAAAGACAGCCTGACTTTGGAG AGCTCAGCAgtgacgaggaggaggaggaggagggagatgATGAAGAGGGCAGCAGTGAAGAGTTCTCAGACAGCATAGAGGATGataatgatgaggaggaggaggaggaccacAGAGCTTCAGCAAGACCACAGGAGAGTGATGGATGTGTTTCTGGGGCTCAGATGAG AACTCTGCACAGCCTGAGGGAGGAAAACCAGagcctggaggaggaggaagaggagcagaTGTGTCCTCTGGTGGGGGGAAAGCGAGGCCCTCCATGTGTGAGTCTGAGCGACGAGCCTGGAAAGAGACAGTGTGTGAGGCCCAGTGACACG AGTTCTGCTGGCGATGGGACAGAGGTGGACGTGCTCTGGCAGGACATAGACGAGGGTCTCCGTGAGCAGGCGTCTcgtttgacctctgacctggcTCTGAGCCAGCAGGAGAACAGGGACCTGCTGGAGAAGCTGATGGTGTCTGAGGCCACGGTTCAGGCTCAGTCTGAGCAGTTGAAGGACTACAGAGACCTGCTCA CAGAGACGTCCGTCCAACAGGCCAGTAAACAAGTCCAGGTGGACCTCCAGGACCTGGGCTACGAGACGTGTGGACGCAGTGAGAAcgaagcagagagagaagacACCAGCAGTCCAG AGTTTGACGACCTGGAGATGTGCACGTCTCTGTCCCATCACCAGGACGGGGAGGGTGTGGGTGGGGGCTGGTTGGATCCAAAGCGCTGTGGTCCCAGCGGTGATGAGTCAGCACTTCTTCATCATCTGGTCCAGGACCTGCGCTCTCAGCTCAGCCGCTGCCATAAAGTGATCAGAGGTCTGCAGATAAGAGTCCGTTCTCTGTCCACCACCAGTGACTACGCCTCCAGCCTGGAGCGCACACCCTGCAAG GTGAACTGGGCTTTTGAGACGTCTCTGGCTCCCAGCGCTGCAGAGGAAGATGAAGGATGGATGTCTGACACTCAGGGGACCGTGTGTGGGTCCAAGCCCAGCTCGGAGCTCCAGGAGCTGGTGTCACGTGTGGCGTCTCTGGAGGCTCAGCTGAAGAATAAAGGCAAAGCAGAGGAGGAGAAATGTCCCACGTGGCCTGA CAGGAAGTACAACTCCCTGATCCAGGCCCAGGCTCGAGAGCTGTCCCACCTGAGGCAGAGGATGAGGGAAGGCCAGGGAGTGATTCACATCCTCAGCCAACACCTGGGAGACACTACCAAG GCCTTTGAGGAGCTGCTGAGAGCCAACGACATCGACTACTACATGGGTCAGAGCTTCAGAGAACAACTGGCTCACAGCTCTGCTCTGGTACACAGAGTAGGAACCAAGATCAGCTCAG GAGAATCTGTGGAGAACTCTGAGGATAAAATAGGACACGAGTTACTCACCATAAG GTTGAGTAAAGAGCTTCAGCAAAAAGATCAAATCATCTCGTCGCTGCACACGAAGCTCCAGCAGCGTGTGGAGACGCCGTCCAGCTGCCACGCCCTCTCAGAGACCACCGAGCCCTCAGACAGGACCTCACTGGCATCGGACGAGTACCAAACCAATGAGGACCTGGACATGTGCTCCGATTTAGACGCTGGAGACTTTCAGCACCAGGAGCCAGAAGCAGatg TCCGTCCATCCTCTCCATCTCCATCTCGTCATGGCTTCCTCACGGCGTCCAGCAGTTGTCCCAACATGCTCTCCTCTGCCTTTGTGCCTTTGAGCAATCAGCCCGGCCCAG TCCCGTTCAGGGAGCCTGTCCGCTCATCCCTGTCCACACCCTCTGGTCCGGGGCCCCGGCCCAGGTCTCTGACAGTGATCGCTGTGCGGCCGGAGCTGGAGATGTTGTACAAACGCACAAATGAGCTCAACGGGG GATTTTCAGTTTCTCCGTCCTCCAAGCCTCTGTTCGAGCTTTCAAACTATAGCCAGCTTTCCCATCCTGCCTTTCAACAATACCCGCTGGGTGGGATTATTCCACCGAGACACCCAATGACGTGTGAGCCAGGGCGGCCGGTGTGGGACGTGGGAAACACGCAGACAACACGAGGAG GAGTGAATCTGATGGAGGAGCACCTACAGGAGGTGAGATATCTGCGTCAGCGTTTGGACGAGTCCATCAGAACCAACGAGAGGCTCAGGCAACAGCTGGAGGAGAAACTGGCAACCGTTGGAAGGGAAGGAG GTGCAGCTACAAACATCTACATCCAGGGTCTGGACACAGTGACTCAGCTGTCCAATGAGATCCGGATCCTGAAGGAGGAGAACGTGGCTCTGAGGTCCCGCCTCCAGTCCACCTCAG aCACGAGTGAGGAGGTGGCTCAGCTGCGTGAGACGCTGTTGTCATTGCGTGCACGTGTGAAACAGAGCGAGCTGGAGGCGGAGCAATGGAAGGAGGAGCTGAGACGTCTACAGACTCACAGTCAGGACCAAGGACAGCTCCTCCACACGCTGAGACAGGAGAGACAGGACGAGCAGGACAACACCAACag gctACAACACGAGCTGTCTCTGCTGCAGCAGCAGTTGTGTGAGAGCAGACGACTCGTTCACTCTCTGCAGAGCGAGTTACACGTCTACGACCGCGTCTGCTCCAGCTCCAACACCAACAAAG gctATCTGTGTGAGTTGCCGGCTCTCCCTGTGGAGCTCAGGGAACTCCTGCAGGAGGTGAGGAGTCTCAGAGCTCAGCTCCAGAACAGCGTACAGGAGAACAGCGCCCTGAAACAGCTGGAGCTGCACAAACAGCTGGAGCAGAAACTGGGTGTGGCCTCTCCACGCACCCCCTGTCTGAGCGCGCTCAGTGCCAGCCCTCAGAGGGAGAACTTCTGCAGGCGTCTGCTGCTTCACG ATCCATCTCCGTCCCCTCCTGTCAGAGACATTGGTTTGTTTAACTGTGGATCTCCTGGTCTTCCTTCTTATTCAGACCTGGAGGACAACCACAGCACTGCTAATG ACGCCCTGGACCCTCACTCTGAGCTGGAGGGAGAAGCTCCCGACGGGTCGTTCGCAAACCGTAACGGGCGCCACGCGGTGGGTCACGTGGACGACTACAGCGCCCTGCAACAGCAGGTCCTGGAGGGCCGAGGCCTCGTGCACAACATGGAGGCCACGCTGGAGGCCCGTCTGAGCCCCCTGCTGCTGGAGGGAAGGAACAAAGAGCAG